A DNA window from Chryseobacterium sp. MEBOG06 contains the following coding sequences:
- a CDS encoding acyl-CoA dehydrogenase family protein, whose product MNTETIDNIKMIAETAREFAEKNIRPNIMEWDESQTFPKDLFHQLGEMGFMGVVVPEQYGGSGLGYHEYVTILDEISQVDPSIGLSLAAHNSLCTNHIYEFGNEEQRNKWLPQLASGKVIGAWGLTEHNTGSDSGGMSTTAVKDGDEWIINGAKNFITHAISGDIAVVMTRTGEKGAKNNSTAFVLEKGMPGFSSGKKENKLGMRASETAELIFDNVRVPDSHRLGEVGEGFKQAMKILDGGRISIAALSLGTARGAYKAALKYAKERHQFGKSISEFQAINFMLADMATEIDASELLIQRAATLKNAKQKMTKEGAMAKLYASEACVRISNNAVQIFGGYGYTKDFPAEKFYRDSKLCTIGEGTSEIQRLVIGRDITK is encoded by the coding sequence ATGAATACAGAGACTATTGACAACATCAAAATGATAGCGGAGACAGCTAGAGAATTTGCAGAGAAGAATATCCGACCGAATATTATGGAATGGGATGAAAGCCAGACATTTCCAAAAGACTTATTTCACCAGTTAGGAGAAATGGGCTTTATGGGGGTTGTAGTTCCTGAACAATACGGAGGTTCTGGTCTGGGCTATCATGAGTATGTTACTATTCTGGACGAAATCTCTCAGGTAGACCCATCAATTGGTCTTTCTTTAGCAGCACACAACTCACTTTGCACCAATCATATCTATGAATTTGGAAATGAAGAACAAAGAAACAAATGGCTTCCTCAGCTGGCTTCCGGTAAAGTAATCGGAGCGTGGGGATTGACAGAACACAATACAGGATCTGACTCTGGGGGAATGTCCACTACTGCCGTTAAAGATGGTGATGAGTGGATCATCAACGGAGCAAAGAATTTCATCACTCATGCTATTTCCGGAGATATTGCCGTGGTAATGACAAGAACGGGAGAAAAGGGAGCTAAAAACAACTCTACAGCTTTCGTTTTAGAAAAAGGAATGCCTGGGTTCTCTTCCGGAAAAAAAGAAAATAAACTAGGAATGCGTGCTTCTGAAACTGCAGAATTGATCTTTGACAATGTACGTGTACCGGATTCTCACCGTCTTGGAGAAGTTGGAGAAGGATTCAAACAAGCTATGAAAATTTTGGATGGCGGAAGAATTTCTATTGCAGCTTTAAGTTTAGGAACTGCAAGAGGAGCTTATAAAGCAGCTTTGAAATATGCTAAAGAAAGACATCAGTTTGGAAAATCAATCTCTGAGTTCCAGGCAATCAACTTTATGCTTGCAGATATGGCAACAGAAATTGATGCTTCTGAGCTTCTTATCCAAAGAGCTGCCACGCTAAAAAATGCTAAACAGAAAATGACAAAAGAAGGAGCTATGGCAAAACTATATGCTTCTGAAGCTTGTGTAAGAATTTCAAATAATGCTGTTCAGATCTTCGGAGGTTATGGATATACAAAAGATTTCCCTGCTGAAAAATTCTATAGAGATTCTAAGCTTTGTACCATTGGTGAAGGTACTTCAGAAATCCAAAGACTTGTAATCGGAAGAGATATTACAAAATAA